A single window of Hymenobacter sp. APR13 DNA harbors:
- a CDS encoding DUF3050 domain-containing protein: MSTQVHSDAIAGLQEALAPARQQLVAHGVYQSLHSLDDLRVFMQHHVFAVWDFMSLLKALQRELTCVEVPWVPRGNPATRRLINDIVLEEETDVDPEGRPASHFELYLRSMRECGADTAPIERLLAALAQGATVAEALEAADAPASVREFVLDTFRIIESGQPHAVAAAFTFGREDVIPDMFRHLVHDLRQRFPGQLDTFTYYLDRHIQLDEEVHTPLAQQMVRDLCADDATRWQQAEETAVRCMQARVGLWDGIRAALAPRVAG, encoded by the coding sequence ATGTCCACTCAAGTTCATTCTGATGCCATTGCCGGCCTGCAGGAGGCCCTTGCCCCGGCCCGGCAGCAGCTGGTAGCCCACGGCGTGTACCAGTCGTTGCACTCGCTCGACGATTTGCGCGTGTTCATGCAGCACCACGTGTTTGCCGTCTGGGATTTCATGTCGCTGCTGAAGGCGCTGCAGCGGGAGCTGACCTGCGTGGAGGTGCCATGGGTGCCCCGCGGCAACCCCGCCACCCGCCGCCTCATCAACGACATCGTGCTGGAAGAGGAAACCGACGTCGACCCCGAAGGCCGCCCCGCCAGCCACTTCGAGCTGTATTTGCGCTCCATGCGCGAGTGCGGCGCCGACACCGCTCCGATTGAGCGACTGCTGGCCGCCCTGGCGCAAGGCGCCACCGTAGCCGAGGCCCTGGAAGCAGCCGACGCCCCGGCCTCGGTGCGCGAATTCGTGCTTGATACGTTCCGCATCATCGAGTCGGGCCAGCCGCACGCCGTGGCCGCCGCCTTCACGTTCGGCCGCGAAGACGTCATCCCGGACATGTTCCGCCACCTCGTGCACGACCTGCGCCAGCGGTTCCCCGGCCAGCTTGACACGTTCACCTACTACCTGGACCGCCACATTCAGCTCGACGAGGAGGTGCACACGCCTTTGGCCCAGCAAATGGTGCGCGACCTGTGCGCCGACGACGCCACCCGCTGGCAGCAGGCCGAGGAAACGGCCGTGCGCTGCATGCAGGCCCGCGTGGGCCTTTGGGACGGAATCCGGGCGGCGCTGGCGCCGCGCGTGGCCGGGTAA
- the msrB gene encoding peptide-methionine (R)-S-oxide reductase MsrB: protein MRSSFLIVLLSVLTLNTACSQKKNTRTDAKMDAADSPRTATAPSGAAKVYPKPKPITGKPDEFPVRKTDAEWRKQLTKEQYYILREQGTERPFNNPYHDNHEKGNYYCAADHNLLFSSETKFESGTGWPSFWAPATENSLKVTADNTMGMSRDELVCAKCGGHLGHVFNDGPKPTGLRYCMDSYGMTFEKAK, encoded by the coding sequence ATGCGCTCCTCTTTCCTAATTGTGCTGCTGTCGGTGCTGACGCTGAACACGGCCTGCTCCCAGAAAAAAAACACCCGCACCGACGCCAAAATGGACGCCGCCGACTCGCCGCGGACTGCTACGGCCCCTTCCGGCGCGGCCAAAGTCTACCCCAAGCCCAAGCCGATAACCGGCAAGCCCGACGAGTTTCCGGTGCGCAAAACCGACGCCGAGTGGCGCAAGCAGCTCACCAAGGAGCAGTATTACATCCTGCGCGAGCAGGGCACCGAGCGGCCCTTCAACAACCCCTACCACGACAACCACGAGAAGGGCAACTACTACTGCGCCGCCGACCACAACCTGCTGTTCTCATCGGAAACCAAGTTTGAGAGTGGCACCGGCTGGCCCAGCTTCTGGGCGCCGGCCACCGAAAACAGCCTGAAAGTAACCGCCGACAATACCATGGGTATGAGCCGCGACGAGCTGGTGTGCGCCAAGTGCGGCGGCCACCTCGGCCACGTCTTCAACGACGGCCCCAAGCCCACCGGCCTGCGCTACTGCATGGATTCCTACGGCATGACGTTCGAGAAGGCCAAGTAA